In a single window of the Eshraghiella crossota genome:
- the ligA gene encoding NAD-dependent DNA ligase LigA: MDKSERIKELIDILNEAGKVYYSGTDEIMSNFEYDRLYDELVELENETGIHMSGSPTSKVGYETLSELPKENHEKPMLSLDKTKSVDTLAEFAGVHKCLLSWKLDGLTVVLTYNNGELVKAVTRGNGYVGEVITPNAKVFKNIPLTIPYKGELILRGEAIITYSDFNRINDSIIDDAEKYKNPRNLCSGSVRQLNNEITAKRNVKLIAFALIKAEGINFHNSVEEQFEFLEKQGFEVVERKIVDGTTVHSAVQYFSDKIKENDFPSDGLVMIYDDINYGLSLGTTAKFPRNAIAFKWKDETALTTLREIEWSASRTGLINPVAIFDPVELEGTTVTRASVHNVSIVKELKLGIGDKITVYKANMIIPQIAENITSSGTAVIPDKCPVCGENTQIIESAGASFLYCVNKDCSAKHIKRFEHFCERNALNIEGISMQTLDKFIECGYIKEFEDIYHLDRYEERIVSMDGFGKKSYDNMIESINNSRTAMLANVIYGLGIDGIGLAGARLICRYFEDDVYKVINATKDELLLIDGIGEVLADSYVKYFSDEKNRKEFELLLKELHLVKEERNTNSPVSGKTFVITGSLNHYANRDELKAVIEQNGGKTTGSVSAKTDYLINNDLTSNSSKNKKAKELGIPVISEDDFIKFLE, translated from the coding sequence ATGGATAAATCAGAGAGAATTAAAGAATTAATAGATATACTAAATGAGGCCGGTAAAGTTTATTATTCGGGAACAGACGAGATAATGAGCAATTTTGAATATGACAGATTGTATGATGAGCTTGTTGAGTTGGAGAATGAGACGGGAATCCATATGTCAGGAAGCCCTACTTCAAAAGTCGGTTATGAAACACTTAGTGAACTTCCGAAAGAAAATCATGAGAAGCCTATGTTAAGTCTTGATAAAACCAAGTCGGTAGATACACTTGCAGAATTTGCAGGTGTGCATAAGTGCCTTTTATCATGGAAATTAGACGGACTTACAGTTGTACTTACTTATAACAATGGAGAACTTGTAAAGGCTGTTACAAGAGGAAACGGATATGTAGGCGAAGTAATAACACCTAATGCAAAAGTTTTTAAAAATATTCCTCTTACAATTCCCTATAAAGGAGAACTTATTTTAAGAGGTGAAGCTATAATAACATATTCCGATTTTAACAGAATCAATGACAGTATTATTGACGACGCCGAGAAGTATAAGAATCCAAGAAATCTTTGCAGCGGTTCGGTAAGACAGCTTAATAATGAAATTACAGCAAAACGTAATGTAAAACTCATTGCCTTTGCATTAATTAAAGCTGAAGGAATTAATTTCCATAATTCTGTTGAGGAACAGTTTGAATTTCTTGAAAAACAAGGATTTGAAGTAGTAGAGAGAAAAATTGTGGATGGAACAACAGTACATTCTGCTGTACAATATTTTTCAGACAAAATTAAAGAAAATGATTTTCCTTCCGATGGACTTGTAATGATTTATGACGACATTAATTACGGTTTGTCCCTGGGAACCACAGCCAAATTTCCGCGTAATGCCATAGCTTTCAAATGGAAGGATGAAACAGCACTTACAACACTTCGGGAAATCGAATGGAGTGCCTCAAGGACAGGACTTATTAATCCGGTAGCCATATTTGATCCTGTAGAGCTGGAAGGAACAACCGTAACAAGAGCAAGTGTCCATAATGTAAGTATTGTAAAGGAACTTAAACTTGGGATAGGCGATAAAATAACAGTTTATAAAGCCAATATGATTATTCCCCAGATTGCAGAGAACATTACATCAAGCGGTACTGCCGTCATACCGGATAAATGTCCCGTATGTGGGGAAAACACACAGATAATCGAATCAGCAGGAGCCAGCTTTTTATATTGTGTTAACAAAGATTGCAGTGCGAAACACATAAAACGGTTTGAACATTTCTGCGAAAGAAATGCCCTTAATATAGAAGGCATATCAATGCAGACACTTGATAAATTTATTGAATGTGGTTATATTAAAGAATTTGAAGATATATATCATCTGGACAGATATGAAGAACGTATTGTTTCAATGGATGGTTTTGGAAAAAAATCCTATGATAATATGATAGAGTCAATCAATAATTCAAGAACGGCAATGCTTGCCAACGTGATTTACGGATTAGGAATTGATGGAATAGGACTGGCAGGTGCAAGGCTTATCTGTCGTTATTTTGAAGATGATGTATATAAAGTAATAAATGCAACAAAGGATGAACTGCTTTTGATTGATGGAATAGGAGAAGTTCTGGCAGATTCTTATGTAAAGTATTTTTCGGATGAAAAGAATCGTAAAGAGTTTGAACTGCTTCTTAAGGAACTTCATCTTGTAAAAGAAGAAAGAAATACTAATTCACCTGTTTCGGGCAAAACTTTTGTTATAACAGGAAGCCTTAACCATTACGCAAACAGGGATGAACTTAAAGCTGTGATTGAGCAGAACGGAGGTAAGACAACAGGCTCTGTATCCGCAAAGACAGATTATCTTATCAATAATGATTTGACAAGCAATTCATCGAAGAATAAGAAAGCAAAAGAATTAGGAATACCTGTTATTTCGGAAGATGACTTTATTAAATTCTTAGAATAA
- the metA gene encoding homoserine O-acetyltransferase MetA produces the protein MPIKTQNNLPAKAILENENIFVMDEDRAISQNIRPLKIAILNLMPLKEETEVQLLRVLSNTPLQIDIILLQTASYQPTHTSQSHLNMFYQTFDDIKDQKLDGMIITGAPVEFMDFEQVEYWEELTNIMEWTKTNVTSTFHICWGAQAGLYYHFGVRKIILPKKVSGIYRHRVNNRKVQLVRGFDDVFLAPHSRNTESSPEDIRTHEELVVLAESDEVGDLIVMTKDGKQIFVLGHLEYDRLTLDTEYKRDMAKGLNPEKPYNYYPDDNPDNRPLLTWRATSDCLYSNWLNYYVYQTTPYDLTKIR, from the coding sequence ATGCCAATCAAAACACAAAATAATTTACCGGCAAAGGCAATTCTGGAAAATGAAAATATATTTGTAATGGACGAGGACAGGGCTATATCACAAAATATCCGCCCACTTAAAATAGCAATTTTAAACCTTATGCCGCTTAAAGAAGAAACAGAAGTCCAATTGCTGCGAGTGTTATCAAATACACCGTTACAGATAGATATTATTTTATTGCAGACAGCATCATATCAGCCAACACATACCTCACAGTCACACCTTAATATGTTTTATCAGACCTTTGATGATATTAAAGACCAGAAACTTGATGGAATGATAATTACCGGTGCTCCTGTAGAATTTATGGATTTTGAACAGGTTGAGTATTGGGAAGAACTGACCAATATAATGGAGTGGACCAAGACAAATGTTACCTCAACATTCCATATATGCTGGGGTGCCCAGGCAGGCCTATATTATCATTTTGGTGTCAGGAAAATAATACTGCCAAAAAAAGTATCGGGTATTTACAGACACAGGGTTAACAACAGAAAAGTCCAGCTTGTACGAGGTTTTGATGATGTATTTCTTGCACCACATTCAAGAAATACAGAGTCATCACCTGAAGATATAAGAACCCATGAAGAACTGGTTGTTTTAGCAGAATCTGATGAGGTGGGTGACCTTATTGTTATGACAAAGGATGGTAAACAGATATTTGTTCTTGGACATCTTGAATATGACAGGCTTACCCTGGATACGGAATACAAAAGGGATATGGCTAAAGGACTTAATCCGGAAAAACCATATAATTACTACCCTGATGATAATCCTGATAACAGACCGTTACTTACATGGAGAGCAACATCTGACTGCCTTTACAGTAACTGGCTTAACTATTATGTATATCAGACGACACCTTATGACCTGACCAAGATACGA
- the gdhA gene encoding NADP-specific glutamate dehydrogenase, with amino-acid sequence MSYVDEVLAYVVAKNPAQPEFHQAVKEVLESLRVVIEANEEEYRKDALLERLITPERVIMFRVPWVDDKGNVQVNNGFRVQFNSAIGPYKGGLRFHPSVNLGIIKFLGFEQIFKNSLTGLPIGGGKGGSDFDPKGKSDREVMAFCQSFMTELCKHIGADTDVPAGDIGVGGREIGFLYGQYKRIRNLYEGVLTGKGLTYGGSLARTEATGYGLLYLTEEMLKCNGKDIAGKTIAVSGSGNVAIYAIQKAQQLGAKPVTCSDSTGWVYDPEGIDVALLKEVKEVHRARLTEYAAKRPSAEYHDKATEGTNQWSVKVDIALPCATQNELNIDDAKALVANGVFAVAEGANMPTTLEATEYFQNNGILFCPGKASNAGGVATSALEMSQNSERLSWTFEEVDSKLKNIMVNIFHNLDDASKKYGMEGNYVAGANIAGFLKVAEAMKAQGIV; translated from the coding sequence ATGTCATATGTAGATGAGGTTTTAGCATACGTTGTTGCTAAGAATCCTGCTCAGCCTGAATTTCATCAGGCAGTTAAAGAAGTGTTAGAGTCACTTCGTGTAGTAATTGAAGCTAATGAGGAAGAATATCGTAAAGATGCCTTATTAGAGAGACTTATTACTCCTGAGAGAGTAATTATGTTCCGTGTACCTTGGGTTGATGACAAGGGTAATGTTCAGGTAAATAATGGTTTCAGAGTGCAGTTTAACAGTGCAATCGGACCATACAAGGGAGGATTAAGATTCCATCCTTCAGTTAATTTAGGCATTATTAAATTCTTAGGATTTGAACAGATTTTCAAGAACTCATTAACAGGTCTTCCAATCGGCGGAGGCAAGGGTGGTTCTGATTTCGATCCTAAGGGTAAATCAGATAGAGAAGTAATGGCATTCTGCCAGAGCTTTATGACAGAACTTTGCAAGCATATCGGTGCTGACACAGACGTTCCTGCCGGTGATATCGGTGTAGGCGGAAGAGAAATCGGATTTTTGTACGGTCAGTATAAGAGAATCCGTAATCTTTATGAAGGCGTTCTTACAGGTAAAGGCCTTACATATGGTGGTTCTTTAGCAAGAACAGAAGCTACAGGATATGGTCTTTTATATCTTACAGAAGAGATGTTAAAGTGCAACGGCAAGGATATTGCAGGCAAGACAATCGCTGTTTCCGGCTCAGGTAATGTTGCTATTTATGCAATCCAGAAGGCACAGCAGCTTGGTGCTAAGCCTGTTACATGTTCAGATTCAACAGGATGGGTATATGATCCTGAAGGAATCGATGTAGCACTTCTTAAGGAAGTTAAGGAAGTTCACAGAGCACGTCTTACAGAATATGCTGCTAAGAGACCATCTGCTGAATATCATGACAAGGCAACAGAAGGAACTAACCAGTGGTCAGTTAAGGTTGATATCGCTCTTCCATGTGCAACACAGAACGAACTTAACATTGATGATGCTAAGGCACTTGTTGCTAACGGTGTATTCGCAGTAGCAGAAGGTGCTAACATGCCTACAACTCTTGAAGCAACAGAATACTTCCAGAATAACGGAATTCTTTTCTGCCCTGGTAAAGCATCTAACGCAGGTGGTGTTGCAACATCAGCTCTTGAGATGAGCCAGAATTCAGAAAGACTTAGCTGGACATTTGAAGAAGTAGACAGCAAGCTTAAGAACATTATGGTTAATATTTTCCATAATCTTGATGATGCTTCTAAGAAGTACGGAATGGAAGGCAATTATGTAGCAGGTGCTAACATTGCCGGATTCCTTAAAGTAGCAGAAGCTATGAAAGCTCAGGGTATTGTTTAA
- a CDS encoding pseudouridine synthase, with protein MEEIRINKYISKSGVCSRRAADKLINEGHVTINGVVAETGSKVTEKDIVRIDDDIINLIKDIKVYAFYKPVGYISSLSDEQGTGIASFLPQGMGLFPVGRLDKDSEGLMLITNDGNLMNEILNASNGHEKEYIVTTRQKFNNDFLVKMAKGVPITNRATGKKIITAPCKTEALEDNSFKITIIQGLNRQIRRMCGYFDIDVVSLKRVRIMNIMLGNMRPGELKELSQSELIKLRRMLEKV; from the coding sequence ATGGAAGAAATACGGATTAACAAATATATAAGCAAATCAGGCGTATGTTCAAGAAGAGCAGCCGATAAGTTAATTAATGAGGGCCATGTGACGATTAACGGAGTTGTGGCAGAGACAGGCTCTAAAGTAACCGAAAAAGATATTGTCAGAATAGATGATGACATTATTAATCTTATCAAAGATATCAAAGTATACGCATTTTATAAGCCCGTAGGATATATAAGTTCACTTTCGGATGAACAAGGAACAGGTATTGCTTCTTTTCTGCCGCAGGGAATGGGACTTTTTCCTGTCGGCAGACTTGATAAGGATTCAGAAGGACTCATGTTAATAACCAATGACGGCAATCTTATGAATGAGATACTTAATGCTTCCAATGGCCATGAAAAAGAATACATTGTCACTACCAGACAGAAATTTAATAATGATTTTCTTGTTAAAATGGCAAAAGGAGTCCCGATAACCAACAGGGCAACCGGCAAAAAAATAATTACTGCTCCGTGTAAAACAGAAGCATTGGAAGATAATAGTTTTAAAATAACAATAATTCAGGGACTTAACAGACAGATAAGGCGTATGTGCGGGTATTTTGATATAGATGTTGTCAGCCTTAAAAGAGTCCGAATTATGAATATTATGTTAGGAAATATGAGACCGGGAGAGTTAAAAGAGTTGTCCCAGAGTGAATTAATTAAGCTTCGCAGAATGTTAGAAAAGGTGTAG